Within Gaiella occulta, the genomic segment GCCGCAGGGCGTCGAGGACGCTGCCGATCGTGCCCTCGAGCGTCTTGAGGGCGACGTTGCCCGTGAAGCCGTCGCACACGACGACGTCGGCCTCCCCCTCGAGCAGCGTGCGGCCCTCGGTGTTCCCCTCGAAGCGCAGGCCGGCGTCGGCGAGCAACGCGTGGGCCTCGAGCGTCAGCTGGTTGCCCTTCTCGGGCTCCTCGCCGATCGAGAGAAGCCGGACGCGGGGCTCCGCCACCTCGAGGATCTCCTCGGCGAACACCGCGCCCATGTGCGCGAACTGCACGAGATGCTCCGGCCGCGCGTCCGCGTTCGCGCCCGCGTCGATGAGCACGGACGGGCCGGCCGCGGCAGGCAGGAGCACGGCGATGCCGGGACGGAGGACACCCGGCAGGCGGCGCACGTGCAGGAGGCTGGCGGCGAGCATGGCGCCCGTGTTGCCGGCCGACACGACCGCCTGGGCGTCACCGTCGCCGACGGCGCGCACCGCCCGCACGAGCGACGAGCCGGGCTTTGCCCGCACTGCCTCGGCGGGCTTGTCGTCCATCCCGACGGCGCCGTCGCAGACGACGTGCTCGAGGCCGTGCGTGTCGAGGCCGGCGGGGCCGTAGAGCACGGGCACGATGCCCGGCGCTCGCGCGTCGAGCGCGCCGGCGACGATCTCGGACGGCGCCCTGTCGCCGCCGAGGGCATCGACGGCCACCCGGATGGTCACCGGGTTACGGGGCGGGCGTCGTCAGCGGCTGGATCTCGCGGCCCTTGTACGTCTTGCAGGTGGGGCAGACGTGGTGCGGGCGCGTCGGAGCGCCGCACGCTGGGCACACGTTCACCTTCGGCCCGTCGATGCCGTGCTGGGCGCGGCGCTTGTCGCGACGAGCCTTGGAGGTCTTTCGCTTCGGGACGGCCATGGGAGGCGGAAGTGTACCGGAACGCGCGGGCCGGCAGCTACCGGGGCGACAGGAGGGCCGCGAGCGCGGGCGGGCGCACGTCGCGCCCGCGCAGGTCGGCGAGCGGCACCCAGACGGGCTCGTGCGTCCCGCTGCGCTCCCGCTCGCGCGCGCTGAGGACGGCATGGTCGGGCCAGCTACCCGTGCCGAACGCCCCTCCCACGATCCATGCGTCGTAGTAGAGGAAGTGCGTGCCGCCGAAGGACTCCTCGTGCACGATCGGCCCGAGCTCAACCTCGACGCCGAGCTCTTCGAGGGCCTCACGCCGTGCCGCCGCTTCCGGCGTCTCGCCCGCCTCGACGCCGCCGCCCGGGAAGAGGTAGTACGTGTGCCCGTCGCGCACGCGCCGGATCAGGGCGACCCGGTCGCGCTCGACGATGACGACGCGCGCCCGCGGGGCGAGCTCAGCCATCCTCGCGTAGCGCCTCGAGCGCAGCCCAGCGCGGATCGGCGACGGCCTCCTCGTGCACGTGCGGTTCGTCGTTGAGGTTCGCGCCGCACGCCGGGCAGAGGCCGGCGCAGTCGTCCCGGCACAGGATCCGGTCGGGGAGCGCGAGCG encodes:
- the plsX gene encoding phosphate acyltransferase PlsX, with amino-acid sequence MAVDALGGDRAPSEIVAGALDARAPGIVPVLYGPAGLDTHGLEHVVCDGAVGMDDKPAEAVRAKPGSSLVRAVRAVGDGDAQAVVSAGNTGAMLAASLLHVRRLPGVLRPGIAVLLPAAAGPSVLIDAGANADARPEHLVQFAHMGAVFAEEILEVAEPRVRLLSIGEEPEKGNQLTLEAHALLADAGLRFEGNTEGRTLLEGEADVVVCDGFTGNVALKTLEGTIGSVLDALRHEIDANVRGRLGGALIRPAARRVRARLDVDTHGGGYLLGLQGIVVIAHGASSRRATANAIRMAARGVEHDIVGRLRESLPERVVESARSTTPNGNK
- the rpmF gene encoding 50S ribosomal protein L32, yielding MAVPKRKTSKARRDKRRAQHGIDGPKVNVCPACGAPTRPHHVCPTCKTYKGREIQPLTTPAP
- a CDS encoding NUDIX hydrolase, producing MAELAPRARVVIVERDRVALIRRVRDGHTYYLFPGGGVEAGETPEAAARREALEELGVEVELGPIVHEESFGGTHFLYYDAWIVGGAFGTGSWPDHAVLSARERERSGTHEPVWVPLADLRGRDVRPPALAALLSPR